A single window of Synechococcus sp. CBW1004 DNA harbors:
- the rbbA gene encoding ribosome-associated ATPase/putative transporter RbbA, whose translation MSLALQATGLRLRYGTVTALAAIDLQVPTGSFLGLIGPDGVGKSSLLALIAGSRRLQGGQLQVLGADMADPAARRRVSPRLAYLPQGLGRNLYPSLTVRESIDGFAGLFGVAPHDLRRRRAALLDAVGLAPFAQRLAGQLSGGMKQKLGLCCALIHDPDLLLLDEPTSGVDPLSRRQFWQLIGAIRRERPQLTVLAASADLQEAAGFERLAVLDAGRLLAAGSPEELLQQTGTTSLEQAFVALLPAEQRARHQPVTLPEPLAQATEVVIEARGLTRRFDGFTAVDGVDLAIRRGEIFGFLGSNGCGKTTTMKMLTGLLPPTAGAALLLSRPVQPQDLSTRRRVGYMAQSFSLYQELTVRQNLRLHGQLFGVPGVELQRRTDALIRRFGLEAVAERLPDALPLGLRQRLSLAVALIHRPEVLILDEPTAGVDPIARDAFWNELIRLSRQERVTIFLSTHTIAEAARCDHVALMHAGRVLTTAPPQELIAQRGCRTLEQAFIAILDEVAPQPIPPEAVDWLGPPAATQPAPAPFRVRRLGWTARREVLELRRDPLRAVLALVGSVVLMVVMGTGISFDVEHLPFAVLDRDQSSLSRDYISGIAASRYFRLQAPITSPAELDRRLASGRLSLALEIPPHFARSVKRGDPVSLGIWLDGAMPQRAETARSSFEGLHSQWLKEQRSLGLFPRESLSAVPAGAIPVETRFLYNPDLRSITAMVPSVIPLLLMLIPAMLTSLSVVREKELGSQVNLTVTPLTRLEYLLGKQLPYLGPAENPRPTAPQLIPTGIS comes from the coding sequence ATGAGCCTCGCCCTGCAGGCCACCGGATTGCGGCTGCGCTATGGCACCGTCACGGCCCTCGCCGCCATCGATCTGCAGGTGCCGACCGGCAGCTTCCTGGGGTTGATCGGACCCGATGGCGTCGGCAAATCGAGCCTGCTGGCCCTGATCGCCGGCTCTCGGCGGCTGCAGGGGGGGCAGCTGCAGGTGCTCGGCGCCGACATGGCCGATCCGGCGGCGCGCCGGCGGGTGAGCCCGCGCCTGGCCTATCTGCCCCAGGGCCTCGGCCGCAACCTCTACCCCAGCCTCACGGTGCGCGAAAGCATCGATGGCTTCGCGGGACTGTTCGGTGTGGCGCCCCACGACCTGCGGCGGCGGCGGGCGGCGCTGCTGGACGCGGTCGGGCTGGCTCCCTTCGCGCAGCGGCTCGCCGGCCAGCTCTCCGGGGGGATGAAACAGAAGCTGGGCCTGTGCTGCGCCCTAATTCACGACCCGGATCTGCTGCTGCTCGATGAACCCACCAGTGGCGTGGACCCACTCTCGAGGCGGCAGTTCTGGCAGCTGATCGGCGCGATCCGGCGCGAGCGGCCCCAGCTCACCGTGCTGGCAGCCAGTGCCGATCTCCAGGAAGCCGCCGGCTTCGAGCGGCTGGCGGTGCTCGACGCAGGACGTCTGCTGGCGGCTGGCTCGCCGGAGGAGCTGCTGCAACAAACGGGAACGACCAGCCTGGAGCAGGCCTTCGTGGCGCTGCTGCCTGCGGAACAGCGGGCCCGCCATCAGCCGGTGACCCTCCCCGAACCCCTGGCCCAGGCCACGGAGGTGGTGATCGAGGCCCGCGGACTGACCCGCCGTTTCGATGGCTTCACGGCGGTCGATGGGGTGGATCTGGCGATCCGTCGCGGTGAGATCTTCGGCTTCCTCGGCTCCAACGGCTGCGGCAAGACCACCACCATGAAGATGCTCACGGGCCTTCTGCCGCCGACCGCCGGTGCGGCCCTGCTGCTGTCCAGGCCGGTGCAGCCGCAGGATCTGTCGACCCGCCGCCGGGTGGGCTACATGGCCCAGAGCTTTTCGCTCTATCAGGAGCTGACCGTGCGGCAGAACCTGCGGCTGCATGGCCAGCTGTTCGGTGTTCCGGGGGTGGAACTGCAACGCCGGACGGATGCGCTGATAAGGCGCTTCGGCCTGGAGGCCGTCGCCGAGCGGCTGCCGGACGCCCTGCCGCTCGGCCTGCGCCAGCGGCTCTCCCTGGCCGTGGCCCTGATCCACCGGCCGGAGGTGCTGATCCTCGATGAGCCGACGGCCGGCGTGGATCCGATCGCCCGCGATGCCTTCTGGAACGAGCTGATCCGCCTCTCCCGCCAGGAGCGGGTGACGATCTTTCTGTCGACCCACACGATTGCGGAGGCGGCGCGCTGTGACCACGTGGCGTTGATGCATGCCGGACGGGTGCTCACGACGGCCCCGCCGCAGGAGCTGATCGCTCAGCGCGGCTGCCGCACGCTGGAGCAGGCCTTCATCGCCATCCTCGACGAGGTGGCTCCGCAGCCCATCCCACCTGAGGCGGTGGACTGGCTGGGGCCGCCGGCCGCCACACAGCCGGCTCCCGCGCCCTTCCGTGTGCGGCGCCTGGGCTGGACCGCCCGCCGGGAGGTGCTGGAACTGCGCCGCGATCCGCTGCGCGCCGTTCTCGCCCTGGTGGGCAGCGTCGTGCTGATGGTGGTGATGGGAACCGGCATCAGCTTCGATGTGGAACACCTGCCCTTCGCGGTGCTCGATCGCGATCAGAGCAGCCTGAGTCGCGATTACATCAGCGGCATCGCCGCATCGCGCTACTTCCGCCTGCAAGCCCCGATCACCTCCCCCGCTGAGCTGGATCGCCGTCTGGCCAGCGGCCGGCTGAGCCTGGCGCTGGAGATTCCGCCCCATTTCGCCCGCTCCGTCAAACGCGGCGATCCGGTGAGCCTGGGCATCTGGCTCGATGGGGCCATGCCCCAGCGGGCGGAGACGGCGCGCAGCAGCTTCGAAGGTCTGCACAGCCAGTGGCTGAAGGAGCAGCGTTCGCTGGGCCTCTTTCCCCGGGAGAGCCTGTCCGCCGTACCCGCCGGGGCCATCCCCGTGGAGACCCGCTTTCTCTACAACCCCGATCTGCGCAGCATCACGGCGATGGTGCCCTCGGTGATCCCGCTGCTGCTGATGCTGATCCCGGCGATGCTCACCAGCCTCTCGGTGGTGCGTGAGAAGGAACTGGGCTCCCAGGTGAACCTCACCGTGACCCCGCTGACCCGGCTGGAATACCTGCTCGGCAAACAGCTCCCCTACCTAGGGCCTGCTGAGAATCCCAGACCCACTGCCCCGCAGTTGATTCCAACAGGAATCTCATGA
- a CDS encoding IS5 family transposase, with protein MYVFQHTGQLSIEEFHSPFGGKLDPNNRWVLLHKLIPWIQLESHYAPQFSAKTGAPAKPFQMAFGALYIQRRLGVTDRETVELITESPYLQFFIGLSGYQPLPPFDASMMVHFRKRIGPELIKVCNAMTKANGIAMIQEMLATCEQEDGMTAEDHKQLAAIEEELGVKPASLDPGSNWGTLILDATCVPDDIPYPVDLRLLAESRDTTEKVIDELFKQLQGKIPRKPRCNSVKAHNLFLVIIKKKKPSREEIREAKRFQLNEISRNLRAIDGMIYCGAELSGLGSQLYRKLLIASEVARQQQEMYNADSRRIDDRIVNLMKPHVRPIVRGKAGKKTEFGAKISISDDNGFVDVDRISWDNYNEANDLITRAEQYKEERGYYPARICADSIYMTSGSKKFCEANKIRLSGRPRKKQVEAEVQTAEQQELFKSDMRKRSVIEGRIGTGKRKYGLDRILTKLVETSRTVITMVFFVMNVEKIMRLLRLLFAIFVSVYILMLGLCTVRCRPALLWAA; from the coding sequence ATGTACGTTTTTCAGCACACCGGTCAGCTGTCGATTGAGGAGTTTCACTCGCCCTTTGGCGGGAAGCTCGATCCCAACAACCGCTGGGTTCTGCTCCACAAGTTGATTCCGTGGATTCAACTGGAAAGCCACTACGCGCCCCAGTTCAGCGCCAAGACAGGAGCCCCAGCCAAGCCCTTCCAGATGGCGTTCGGTGCGCTCTACATCCAACGACGATTGGGAGTGACGGATCGAGAGACGGTGGAGCTGATCACGGAATCACCCTATCTGCAATTTTTCATTGGCTTGAGCGGTTACCAGCCCCTGCCGCCGTTTGACGCCTCCATGATGGTGCACTTTCGCAAGCGAATTGGCCCTGAGCTGATCAAGGTCTGCAATGCTATGACCAAGGCCAACGGGATCGCAATGATTCAGGAGATGCTCGCTACTTGCGAGCAGGAAGACGGCATGACTGCAGAGGATCACAAGCAGCTTGCGGCCATTGAGGAAGAGCTGGGGGTGAAGCCAGCATCGCTCGATCCTGGCAGCAACTGGGGAACTCTGATCCTTGATGCAACCTGCGTGCCTGATGACATCCCCTACCCAGTGGACTTGAGGCTGCTTGCTGAGTCCCGGGACACAACGGAGAAGGTCATTGACGAGTTGTTCAAGCAGTTACAGGGCAAGATTCCCCGCAAGCCGCGCTGCAATAGCGTAAAAGCTCATAACCTATTCCTGGTTATCATCAAAAAGAAAAAGCCAAGCCGTGAGGAGATCCGGGAGGCGAAACGCTTCCAGCTCAACGAGATCAGCCGTAATCTCAGAGCAATTGACGGCATGATCTATTGCGGTGCAGAGCTTTCGGGGCTTGGTTCACAGCTGTACCGCAAGCTGCTGATCGCCAGTGAAGTCGCCCGGCAGCAACAGGAGATGTATAACGCTGACAGCCGGCGCATCGATGACAGGATCGTGAATCTGATGAAGCCACATGTAAGACCGATCGTGCGAGGCAAGGCGGGCAAGAAAACCGAGTTCGGGGCCAAGATTTCAATTTCTGATGACAATGGCTTTGTCGATGTGGATCGGATCAGCTGGGACAACTACAATGAAGCCAACGATCTGATCACACGTGCCGAGCAATACAAGGAAGAGCGAGGATACTACCCGGCCCGGATCTGTGCCGATTCAATCTATATGACATCTGGAAGCAAGAAGTTCTGTGAGGCTAATAAAATCAGACTCAGCGGCCGCCCACGCAAGAAGCAGGTCGAAGCCGAGGTGCAGACAGCAGAGCAGCAAGAGCTGTTCAAATCAGACATGAGAAAGCGTTCCGTGATCGAGGGAAGAATCGGGACGGGCAAGCGGAAATACGGACTGGATCGAATCCTAACCAAGTTGGTTGAAACATCAAGAACAGTGATCACGATGGTGTTCTTTGTCATGAATGTCGAGAAGATCATGAGGCTACTGCGCCTCTTGTTCGCTATTTTTGTCTCTGTGTACATCCTGATGCTTGGTTTGTGCACTGTCCGGTGCCGTCCAGCGCTTCTGTGGGCTGCTTAG
- a CDS encoding ABC transporter permease, with translation MHGLRLRWSHVRDLGVKELRSLLQERFLLVLILFAFTVSVLAGTRASPETLRNTPIAIVDEDHSPLSQRISEAFLPPYFQAPRLVERAEMERRLELGQDTFGLDLPPHFERDVLAGRRPAVQLNVDATRIGQAYSGAAYVQAIVQRQVQAFLSRDRQPVTPAPVELIARARFNPELSMVWFGSIMQVINQVTMLSLILSGAALVRERDRGTLEHLLAMPVTPLEIMLAKGWSMGLVVLVAATGSLIVIVQGVLQVPIAGSLPLFLIGTAVHLFATTSMGMLIATLSRSMPQFGLMLLMVLLPLQMLSGSITPRESMPTWVQLLMLLAPNTHYVILSQGILYRDTGLAILWPEFMILLVIGALFLALALVGFRRSISAIR, from the coding sequence ATGCACGGCCTGCGGCTGCGCTGGAGCCATGTGCGCGATCTGGGCGTCAAGGAACTGCGCAGCCTGCTGCAGGAACGCTTCCTGCTGGTGCTCATCCTGTTCGCCTTCACCGTCTCGGTGCTGGCCGGCACCAGGGCGTCCCCGGAAACCCTTCGCAACACCCCGATCGCCATCGTTGACGAAGACCATTCGCCGCTGTCCCAGCGGATCAGCGAGGCCTTCCTGCCGCCCTATTTCCAGGCACCCAGGCTGGTGGAGCGAGCTGAGATGGAACGACGCCTGGAACTGGGGCAGGACACCTTCGGGCTCGATCTGCCGCCCCATTTCGAGCGCGATGTGCTGGCAGGCCGCCGACCGGCGGTGCAACTCAACGTCGATGCCACCCGCATCGGCCAGGCCTACAGCGGCGCCGCCTATGTGCAGGCGATCGTGCAACGGCAGGTGCAGGCCTTCCTGAGCCGTGATCGTCAACCCGTGACGCCGGCACCGGTGGAGCTGATCGCCCGTGCGCGCTTCAACCCGGAGCTGAGCATGGTGTGGTTCGGCTCGATCATGCAGGTGATCAACCAGGTGACGATGCTGTCGCTGATCCTCAGCGGCGCCGCCCTGGTGCGCGAACGGGACCGGGGCACGCTCGAACATTTGCTGGCGATGCCGGTGACGCCGCTGGAGATCATGCTTGCCAAGGGCTGGTCGATGGGCCTGGTGGTGCTGGTGGCCGCCACCGGCTCCCTGATAGTGATCGTGCAGGGGGTCCTGCAGGTGCCGATTGCCGGTTCGCTGCCCCTGTTTCTGATCGGGACGGCGGTGCATCTGTTCGCCACCACCTCCATGGGAATGCTGATCGCCACCCTGTCGCGCTCGATGCCGCAGTTCGGCCTGATGCTCCTGATGGTGCTCCTGCCGTTGCAGATGCTCTCGGGCTCGATCACGCCACGGGAGAGCATGCCCACCTGGGTGCAGCTGCTGATGTTGCTGGCCCCCAACACCCACTACGTGATCCTGAGCCAGGGGATCCTGTATCGCGACACGGGGCTGGCCATCCTCTGGCCTGAATTCATGATCCTCCTGGTGATCGGTGCCCTCTTTCTGGCCCTGGCCCTGGTTGGGTTCCGCCGGAGCATCAGCGCGATCCGATGA
- a CDS encoding PPC domain-containing DNA-binding protein codes for MTGRPPHCRRPGGDALVRVPSLIEDSGGAHLHITIADATGAVLGGHLVGCSLVRTTAELVIRHGHPA; via the coding sequence GTGACCGGCCGCCCCCCCCACTGCAGACGCCCCGGCGGCGATGCCCTGGTGAGGGTGCCGAGTCTGATCGAGGATTCGGGCGGCGCCCACCTGCACATCACCATCGCTGACGCCACGGGGGCCGTGCTCGGCGGTCATCTTGTCGGTTGCTCCCTCGTGCGAACCACGGCCGAGCTGGTGATCCGTCACGGCCATCCCGCGTGA